TCATCAGCACAAGATgcttataaattttttctttgtacCAAACTATATGATCTTTCAATGCTCTCTGACCTGATTTCAGCATGTCTGCAACAGCTCTTGTTCATCTACATGGCGTAAGGTTTGTTTGGATTGCACTTCAGAATTGTATGACTGATGTGCAATCCACGTGATTCTATGGCCTGCTTAGTAGCCATATGAGTTTTCTTCAGgattcaattcaattttatggCCTTATTCTCCCCCTTATATTTTACCTGTCCTTAGGGCTGTGTATAGTCCTGTAGTTCTCCATGATATTTTGCTGTTATTACCGTCGCACATGAGATGTATCAATAAACACATTGCTGCTGAGAAGATCTCGTCAGTAAGGCTAAGATGCCCTCTGCACCTTCCATGGACATTGTAAGATTGTTTCGAGGAAGGTAAATGCAGCATATTTGTGGGAGTGTCTGCTCTTTGAGTGAATTAGTACTTTAGCTTGAACTCTCATGTACTGCATTTTCTAGAGCCCATGCAAAGGCATGCATGTGTTATTAATCTTATAGTACATTGTTCTGTTGGTTTGTTAGGTTATTTGAAAGAGGATTAGTGTATGTTGGAACAGACTACCTGTCCTTTCCACTTTGGGATAAGTACCTGGAGTATGAGTACACACAGCAGGCTTGGTCGAATGTTGCTGCTATCTACACACAGATATTGCAGAATCCAAATCAGCAGCTTGATCGCTATTTTGAAGGGTGATTATCTTCCTTGAAGCTTTATTTTGCATTTCATATTCATTCAGGGCCTTCAGATTATCTCTGACAGTATCATTCTGCTTGTCTTGTGGAAAATACAccattacttatttaattatataaagaaGCTTAATCGTTAGCGGTGTCTTTCATTGGTTTTACTTGTATAaacatatttcttttgaaaacttATGTGTTCAAGTATGGCAATAAGTTTTTGTCTGTGTGAAGGAATATTGTCACTTACTAGCAAGTGATCAATATAGCATATAATGCTAACCTGGGCCTGCTCTTACCTTTTAGTGAGAAACTGTGGAGAATTGAAGTTCCATGCTAGTTTTTAAAAATCCACCTGTAGGAGCATCAATCCTAGCTAATTCAGCTGATGGTcttcaaatatatttcagacaGGTCAACATGTACTATTTGAGGGTTTAATTATATACAGTTTCAGTGTAGTGAATTTTTTGTTGATACAAGAAAAGTAGTTGATGTAAAACTGTTCCTTTCCTCTGTAATTCTATCTGCAGTTTCAAGGAGTTGGTGGCTAGTAGGCCTCTATCAGAGTTACGAACTCCTGAAGAAGCTGCAGCTGCAGCTGCAGTAGAAGCTGGGGATGAACAGATTGAGGGTGAGGATAATCCTGGTTCTGAGCCTTCTAAACCTGTTAGTGCAAGCTTAAAAGATGCCGAGGAGTTGGAGAAGTATATCACCATTAGAGAAGAGATGTATAAGAAAGCTAAAGAGTTTGATTCTAAGATCATTGGTTTTGAAACATCTATAAGGAGGCCATATTTTCATGTGAGGCCTCTGAATGTCGCAGAGCTTGAAAATTGGCACAATTATATTGACTTTATAGAAGGAGGAGATGACTTCAATAAGGTACTTGGGTTTGGTTATTTTGTGGATTtcagtttctctttatttgtagcTTTAGTTGCCTTGCTATACATTTATTTACAGTTAAAAATAGTATCTGCTGCCTCATTTGCTATATTGGCTAAATCATCGGAATGAAGCATCTTTTTAAACGGGATATTGAACTTGGACTAACGCATGGGCCATCCATTTGCTTTCTATACGGCTAAGTACTTCAAACCCTCATTTGTGAGTCGACGTTCTGGGTTCATGATCTGTTGTGTAGTGGaatatttgttttgaatttCCACTGTTATGCATGCAGGTGTGTTCTTATCTTCCTAACCATGTCAGGCTAGATAGGTCCCACCCTTTTGTATTAGAGGGGCCCTGTTCCACCAGCGGAGTACTCCTTGTGCATCATTCTTTAGTCCTTTCAGttttttgtgtaatttcttTATTGTGGTAGAGTGTAAATCTGTGTTAAGCCATTTGTTACTTGTGCAAGTTAGGTGGTCAAGCTGTATGAGAGATGTTTGATTGCGTGTGCCAATTATCCTGAATATTGGATTCGGTATGTTTCTTGCATGGAAATAAGTGGAAGTTTGGATCTTGCCGATAATGCCCTTGCTCGTGCCACTCAAGTCTTTGTTAAGGTAAAATCTTGGTCTCTTCCAGCAAGATACACTCTTTGCTTTTAGGGGTCAGCTTCTGCATCATATGCTTGATAGtttgtgttttttatttgaCAAATTATTTGTCTCTTTGCTTGCCTGGTTTAGCAGTTTAGTGGTTATTAATTGTTCATCTCAAAGTTTAGTATTTAAAGATATTGTAAGATTTTTCTTCCCTCATAAACTGTCTTTTCTATTGATTGAAATCAGTAAATATCTTTTGAGaggttatattttttttttatatacaatgAGCACAAAGATCATGCCAAAAAACTTACAAGCAACCTCAATTCCTTTACATTACTGCTGGAAGCTGAGAATTGCCGACATTCTATCCACCATTGTGTTTACATAAGTGGAGACCAAAAAAGCTAAATAGGAGATGCATCTACATATCAAGATATGAATGTTCTCGTATTTGCTTTAAAAGCATCTTTACATTCTTTCCTTACATATCACCTCTCAAATGCAAGCTGGGATCGTATTCCAGATTCTATTCTTATGTTTCCCAATAACTTTTCTGTTCAACATTAATGAAGCTGCCTAACATATTGAAACCTGATATGTGAGCTACATTGTGACCATAAATTATTAGCATCCTCCCCATTCTTTTCACAAAGTAGACGTCTCGTACAAAGGGGCATGCCTCCTCTGTAAAGACTGTTGAGTGAATACAGTTTCATGAGGAAGTGTCTAGCAAAAATGAGCTACCTTGTATGGTTCCCTAGTCTTCCAAATAATTGGATCAGTATTTccctctttgtttttttttataaaagaaatatcttgACATAGAAAGGTTGAGCTCCAGGGAAACCAACGGTGGCTGTAGTATGGAGTGGCTGCAATCATGGACAGAAATAATCAATAGTTCTTCCACCTCATCAAGTAAATTGTTGATTCATGACCAAAAAAAGGTGTGCAAACTGTTGCCCCTTGGTGTTGCTTGGTtgctaagttgctcggactcgggTGTGggctatgttgctcggactcgaGGGCAGGTATCTAAGATGGGTGCGAATCTGAGAGTTGGATTTGGcaaactataaattttaagttttgggGTTATGAATCCGAGTATGGATACGGTGGCGGAGATTCAACTAAAATgttcaatattataaaaatagatTATGAAGATGTTCTAAATTTGAGAGATATTTGTAGAATCCAATTTGGAGTCAAATGTAGCAATACTTATCCTAGTCTTATCTCCTAACCTATGGTAAagctaaaaaaattatgtttaaatgATAATATTAAGATTTATTGTCCAAGTCATTAAGGGATTTTTACATTTCATAATAGTCCAACAAAGTCCACAACACTAATTATACAAAGATTAAGCCTATGAAATGTAAAATGTTATAAGAAGTTGTTAAGCCCAAATGTTTAGTTGCAAACCATGAAGGGTAAAGAAGACATTAAAAAAATCTACCCTagtttatatatcttatttcgTTTTCCTCGCTAGTCGCCACTGACTCTACGAATACAACAAGACCTCAACCCTAGCTCATTCATACTCTCTCTCTTTGCAAAGATGCTACTGAAGTTTGATCCATCTCAGGTCCCCTCTCTCTCTGCCAAAATGCCGCCAAATTTCGATTCGTTTCAGGTCGTcaagttttttgaaattctcaATTTCCCCCCAAATTTGTTCTTGACTCTGGTCAAAGTATCCGAATGGCATTGACCGAACCCGCACCCGCACCTGCACCAGTGTCGTGTCGAGACGGGTTCGACAGCCAAAATGAATAGTCTGTGCAACATAGTTGGATTTGgcaaattttaatttcaagatTCAGGGGTACGAATACGAGTATGATATGGGTGTGGGGATTCAgttaaaaatatacaatattatttatatagttaTGAAGATATTCTAATTTAAGAGATATGTAGTGATAAGCTTACATGTAATgattaaaactatttaaaagaATATGTAAAGATTCTGATCAAAGAATAAACAATTTAATAAAAGGGTTAATTATGTTCAATTAGTCATTTAaaggtataaattaattatcaaaattgaCATGCTactaatgaatttttaaaatgattactCCTTTTATAAGAAAGGAAGTCATAAATAGGACTTCAATATTTACTGTCAGTTTGACGATTTAAGAAATAAAAGCCTTAATACAATAAAGATGGTACAATTCATAATTAGAGTCATGTTcgtttctttgttatttttcaagATATTATCTTTCGGCCGGTTCTCTTGTTTTGGCCTAAACATGAAGCAAACCCTATGAAAAAGTGGAATCAGATCTCGTGGCTTTAGAAGCTTGTCGCTGATCTGAAGACGTCACCGGCAAAGTACCTCTTGGCGACTGCGACTTCTGTTAGCTATTCTCTATCAACTTCGTCGGAGAAAATGTCGTCAACTTTCAGCAGCGATGAAACTGCTCTCTTCTTTCCCAAGTTTGTTCTCAATCCAGCACCCGTGCCCACACCAGTGTCGCGTCAAGATGGGTTTGGCTGCAAAAACGAAGAGTCCGCAACATAGCTTGGTTGTCtgttatcttttaattttagcaTAGATTAGAGATGACCTGTCAATATATTTTCTAGATCGGGTTGGAGATTGCTCCATCTGAATAATCTGAAATGAGCAGCTCATAATGCTAATGCCGCAGTGTTGCACTGGTCATCTGCTGATAAGCTGCTTGCTTGTCTGTCATCCTGTAGTCTCAGCATTGATATTGCTCTTCGTAGATTTCTTAGCATTAAGAAGGTCTGGATTCAATTTAATGTGCTGGTTATTCTAGTTTACCCATGAGGTCGTAGGCAATCTTCTCAattgaattttctttcaatgttgGTGCTGGGAATAATGGAGATAAGTTAAATTAGTGGAAGtgctattttattataatttttgttgtccTTTGAcaaatttacatttttcttaCAAAATAGGTTTTTGAAGTAGTGAATCAAGTAGTCGTCGTTGATGAATTCCTTTTGgtttctaatattttttcacTCATGCTATATGTGATCCTCAAGGATTATAATAGGCTGGTTTTATTTGCCAAGAGTTTGAACTTGAAAGGGTGGAAACAAGTTGCTTTAGTTTCTAATGTCCATGAAGTATTTAATTCTGTGTACTGTTTAGAGCTGTTCCCTTGAGTGTTGCCCCTCAAACCTACTATATTGTATCATCAAGCTCGTTTGTCCATCTTTAACAGAGGCAACCAGAGATTCACCTTTTTGCTGCTCAATTGCGGGAGCAACGTGGCGATATTACTGGTGCTCGAGCTGCATATCAACTTGTGCATGCTGAAATATCACCTGGGCTTGTAGAAGCAATAATTAAGCATGCAAACATGGAACGTCGACTTGTAAGTTTGTTTGGTCATGTACTATGGTTTCAGTACCAGCTTTGATTTTTGTTGACTTGTCCGATGTATcgttttcttgtttttttttgaagGGGAATCTTGATGATGCCTGTTCCATATACGAACAAGCTATTGCCATTGAAAAAGGAAAGGAACACTCACAGTGTCTGCCATTATTGTTTGCACAGTACTCTCGGTTTTGTTACTTGGTAAAGTTCTTTTTGTCTTGTGTTTccagtttttatatttttgactcAATTAATTGGCTACTGCCATTTCAATCTTGTTGTAATGTACCCCTTCCCAGTTGTGGCAAACAGTTACAGATATTGCTCTCTTTCAGATGTTTGTGgaaattgatattaatattttgtttacCAATGCGcctcttttttgtttctttagtGGGTGGGAGCACGTGtcattatcatatcatatctctccatttcaatttatttggcTTACTTTCGTTTTTAGTTGTTTGAAAGAATGTTTCTTTCTGAATTTGGCAACGCTTTAATTCCAAAATCCCACAAGATTAAGGCTTTTGGTATATTATACGATATTTAGTTCAAGACTATAGGATTTACAAGTCttatttactttcttaaactccatgcCCGGTCAAATTAAGGCACATGAATTGAAATGGAGGTAGTAACAGAAATATGTATGTATTTTCTGCTCATTGCAGCATATGAATGTGAACATTCCCTGTGCACTTTGTCGCAGGTGGCTGCCCCTCCTGTGGCCTTGTATATAACCATATGGAATGCTGTTAGTTGAATTGGTCTAGGATGATATATGGAACTTCTACCTTGGAATGTTGCATTCATCGTATCTAGTTGTGGATATATGAGACTCCTGTTCTTTAAAATTGCAGCATATATTTCCAGAAATATGGAACTCCTGGTCCTTTCTTGAAATTTAGAAGTTATGGgtcaatattttcttgttcGTTTTCTCAATACTGTTATCCTAATTGACCAGTTCTCTCCTTTTTTAGTATAATATCTAGATGcatttccttattttgtttaGCTTAATCTCCAAATTTCCCTATTCTACTTTTCATATTACTAAAGATATCTGTTTTGTGGAAGTGCATCAACATAATTTATGGTGCAATAGCAACCTATAATAGTGAGACAGTTATGACCATAACCTGTCACAATATTCTACTTATCAATTGATTCTCAATCATTTTAGTGATTTGTTCACTTTTACACACTCTACCCTGCCCTTGTCGAAGGCTTTCCagtagaaaaaaaatcagaataGTGTAAGTGCATGGAGAGTCATTAAGGGGGTTTCCTTGATACCCGGTATTATTGAGTGGTGATATTGTGGAAAATATTCTTCTCTCTTCAATGTTCCTCATGagtaaaatcatttaaaatttatgtattcaTCCTCCTTTGGCTCACTGTCACAATTTCTGTTGGAAGGTTTCTGGGAAGGCGGAAAAAGCTAGGGAAATTCTTGATCAAGCAGTTGAGAATGTCCAGCTGTCAAAACCACTTCTGGAGGTTTGTCTGTCTTTTCTCATCCAAGGGCATAAACTGTGGAGAAATTGGTGTTTCTTATTGATATGCTCTTTTCATGTAATATGCAGGCACTAATCCATTTAGAATCCATTCAGTCACTCCCAAAGAGAGTAGATTTGTTGGATTCATTGGTTGATAAGTTCTTAGTTCCATCTCCTGAGAACCCTAACGTTGCAAGTGTTGATGAAAGAGAGGAATTATCAAGCATTTTCTTGGAGGTACAAACTGTTACATTTGGGTACTTGTCTGTTCTTTGGGTCTGTGATGTACTCTTAATGTTAAGAACAAATATGCATTGTGTTGTTCTCATGGGAACCTGGAGTTGTTTAAATTTCTGATCATGGCCAAGTATTCTTAGAAATGCTTTCAGTTAAATATTTCATGTGCTGGACTAGCTGGTAACACACCCTTGAACTAGTATTCCTGTTGGATGTTTGCCTAGGCTACAATATGTTTTATGCCTTTAGATACTTTTCCAAGTTTGCAATATTGTGTAAAATGGAGTTAAAATTGTCGTACAAATTTTGTTTTTAGAAAGGGACACTGTTGTCTGACCTCCCAAAAAGTAGCAGGCCACTATCTTTGTGATGTACGAAGTAAATACATATCAAGTTCAGTATGGAGTTTGTGTACCATGTTGCATTTGTGGTCAAAATATCGAGTTTTAGGATAAAAACATCCTTAAACTATGACTCAAACATAAAATACATGCCCGTGTTATTATACTAAACAAAACACGTCCCTTGACTAATTTAAAGGTTGCAACAATCACCCTTCTGTTTAGTTTCTGTCAAAAACATATGCCTCCACCTCAAATATCCCTATTCTATTCTTCCCTTTTGTCTTCAGCAatcttttctttccttcttaAAAGCCTAGAGCTTTTCGATGGAGAAACGATATGCTCAACTCTTTACACCATTACCAATTGAAGAGCTATAGCTTTGACACAATTGTATTCTATGCTATATATAGTTGTGCTTcacaaataaaagcaaaaatcaAGTCCATAATTTTTCTCTATTCCAACAGTGTTTCAATTGGTTAATGTGATTGATGAgtgacattaattaatttttgttctctTCATCTTGAAAGAGATTAGCTTATTTTCTGAACTACAAATAACCACACAATACCAAATATCTGCTCAGCTAGTGTTAAAATGCCTTTTACGTGTTAGGTAAAATGATCCAATGAAATTGAAAGTGTTGGTATGGCTATGTAAAATTCACTAATTGTTTCCATCATAAATCTTTGCCATTTGTGTTGATTAAAAGGTCTGGttgtattaaaagaaaaaaaaggaataagcTGAACGGTATGTATGTTTTAAACCGCAGACGAAGAAATACTCCTCccatctttttccttttcattacaCCTTAGTGATTCTTTCCAATTGTGCATAATGAGTATTCATGTGATGAATTTTCTTTAGccgtttaaaaaatatatatgaatgcTTTTTACATGGACTGAAGAAGGTGAAAGATGGTTGGACACCGAGGGACATAAATTGAGAAGTTAAAAGTGATGTGGTTTATGTGTATGTCATTAGTTTTTTACAGAAACTAAACAGAAGGATGATTGTTGCAGCTTTTGAATTAGTTTAGGGATGTTTTTTGTTTACTATAGTAACACAAAGATGTACTTTAGGTTTGAATCATAGTTCAGGGATGTTTTTACCCTAAAACTCTCAAAATGTCACATGGTTTATATTTGAATCATATGTATGTACTTGTTTTTCTGAACGTTGCTAGTTGTGGTTGAATTAATGATTGTTGCAATGAACAGACTACAGTGTCATATGGTGGTTTAAATCAAATCGTATGATGGTTAAATTTGAATCATATTGGGATGTCTTGATGATGCAATGGGAGGTCTGGAGAGAAAGTTGTTTTATGGGGAATTATGTCTCTTTACCATTTTCCATTTAGTCTTTGAAGTTTAACTCTTTGGAATGTCTGTTTTTAGGATTTATTGATGATTCTTGATCCTTCACAATCTTGCCTTTTAGACCTTGAAGTGTAAACATTTTGGAATATCTTGGTGCAATGGGGAGTCCAGATTGAGATTTGCTTTACTGGGAATTTTTCTGATTCATGAGctttcatcatatttttagttttttgaaGACTGAAGTGTAAACATTTTGGAACATCTTTTGGGTGCAAGGGGAGGTCATGGaaatttgttttcttgtgaatTATTGCAGTCTCTTGTGAGCCTTCACTATCTTTCTTGTCTCTTTAACTGATAGTGCTTTGTGCTAATTGTTTACCACAATCCTCTTGTTGTGGCTGTTCACTTTTGTTGCTTTTGACAAATTGTTCTGAGACGGAGAATGTGTTTGCAGTTTCTCGATCTTTTTGGTGATGCAGTCTCAATTAAGAAGGCTGATGATCGGCATGCGAAACTCTTCTTACGCCATAGAACTTCTTCAGATTCAAAGAAACGTCAGGCTGAAGATTATATAGTTTCTGAGAAAACAAAGTTGGCAAAGTCTGCTGTTGCAGCAACCAACCCTTCAGCGGTTGGTGCATATCCTGGAGCACAGAATCAATGGCCTGCAGGTTATGGTGCACAAGGTCAAACCTGGCCACAGGCTGCACAAGCCCAATCGCAGCAGTGGAATCCTGGTTATGCACAACAGGTAATGTTATGATAAATATTTCACAGTTTCACTAGAGATAGATTGCTACCTGACTCAAATCTCTTCTAAATTTAAAACCCTGATGTGAATCTCAGAGCAATGCAATGTGGGACCACTATGTATGTGTTGCTCCGGCTTTAACCAAAATGTTAATTTGGGTTAAACTGGAACTTCACCATGGAAGAAAAACAATTGAACTTCTTTATTCAaatggattttttttcttttgagacAGTAACAACTTGTATTCTATTCCAAAACAAAAACCAGAACCTGCCACAATAAGTTACAGATTTCTTATTACAATTCTGGAGAGTACCAGGAAGATCTTTAATCCTATAGCAAACTTTACAAGGAACCTAAAACATCTTTGATTGATTCTAGATCTACCATGTACtcctgtttacaccaaaaaagaaacaaaactaaGCAGTTCATCTTAATCTTCTGGATGGAATTGCTCTTGTTCTGGAAGCATATgagatttctttctttccacACGGACCACTAGATGCAAACCGGAATGATTTTCCATCTTTTTGAAACTTCTTTCTCTTTAATGTGAATCAGCGCTCTGTGTAGTTATCTTTTCTGTGGAGAAATGTTTAGTACTCTGCTGTCCTCAATTTTCCACGTCACATATTTCCTATCCCCTTCCCATGGGGATCCTTGATTGCATGTGTTTCAGTTTTTCATGTGGCCACTAAATCATGCAGGGGTTGATGTGCATGTCTGTGGTTTTGTATTTTGCTCAGTCTGTATGTTCTTTCAGACAATTATTCATTTGCAACAACATATACATAGTGTAAtgcacaagtggggtctggggaggaGGGTGTACACAAACATTTACTCCCACTTGTGGAGATAGAGAGCCTTTTTCCGATAGACCCTGGGCTTAAAATAAAGCATTTCCAGGCAGTTTGAAAATGAATATACGAAAATGagagcaatagcaacaaaataatgTGAAATGGGAGCAGCACATGACACAATTATTGTTAGt
The nucleotide sequence above comes from Solanum pennellii chromosome 9, SPENNV200. Encoded proteins:
- the LOC107031070 gene encoding pre-mRNA-processing factor 39 isoform X1, which produces MGESETVVAQTSSVTDYMSAAYSSINPDDAGAHASSDAGNAGDLATACPNGPGESAATNVEAGNTYSTDEVSTQQEAATAMAYDVSQDLAALANAPAGSSQVADYESSANGNTAEARDIAAAGIAENGIAADVHGSSNMHQPEDGLALSPEEERLWSIVRTNSLDFNAWTALIEETEKMSEGNILKIRKAYDAFLAEFPLCYGYWKKFADHEARLGSGDKVVEVYERAVQGVTYSVDMWLHYCVFAISTYGDPDTIRRLFERGLVYVGTDYLSFPLWDKYLEYEYTQQAWSNVAAIYTQILQNPNQQLDRYFEGFKELVASRPLSELRTPEEAAAAAAVEAGDEQIEGEDNPGSEPSKPVSASLKDAEELEKYITIREEMYKKAKEFDSKIIGFETSIRRPYFHVRPLNVAELENWHNYIDFIEGGDDFNKVVKLYERCLIACANYPEYWIRYVSCMEISGSLDLADNALARATQVFVKRQPEIHLFAAQLREQRGDITGARAAYQLVHAEISPGLVEAIIKHANMERRLGNLDDACSIYEQAIAIEKGKEHSQCLPLLFAQYSRFCYLVSGKAEKAREILDQAVENVQLSKPLLEALIHLESIQSLPKRVDLLDSLVDKFLVPSPENPNVASVDEREELSSIFLEFLDLFGDAVSIKKADDRHAKLFLRHRTSSDSKKRQAEDYIVSEKTKLAKSAVAATNPSAVGAYPGAQNQWPAGYGAQGQTWPQAAQAQSQQWNPGYAQQAAYGAYGSYGTGYAPPQAPAASVPSSGGYGAYPSTFPAQAFPQQNYAQPAGAAAGAATAALTPAPQATTVPPTAYYGSYY
- the LOC107031070 gene encoding pre-mRNA-processing factor 39 isoform X2 translates to MPSAPSMDIVRLFRGRLFERGLVYVGTDYLSFPLWDKYLEYEYTQQAWSNVAAIYTQILQNPNQQLDRYFEGFKELVASRPLSELRTPEEAAAAAAVEAGDEQIEGEDNPGSEPSKPVSASLKDAEELEKYITIREEMYKKAKEFDSKIIGFETSIRRPYFHVRPLNVAELENWHNYIDFIEGGDDFNKVVKLYERCLIACANYPEYWIRYVSCMEISGSLDLADNALARATQVFVKRQPEIHLFAAQLREQRGDITGARAAYQLVHAEISPGLVEAIIKHANMERRLGNLDDACSIYEQAIAIEKGKEHSQCLPLLFAQYSRFCYLVSGKAEKAREILDQAVENVQLSKPLLEALIHLESIQSLPKRVDLLDSLVDKFLVPSPENPNVASVDEREELSSIFLEFLDLFGDAVSIKKADDRHAKLFLRHRTSSDSKKRQAEDYIVSEKTKLAKSAVAATNPSAVGAYPGAQNQWPAGYGAQGQTWPQAAQAQSQQWNPGYAQQAAYGAYGSYGTGYAPPQAPAASVPSSGGYGAYPSTFPAQAFPQQNYAQPAGAAAGAATAALTPAPQATTVPPTAYYGSYY